One region of uncultured Methanolobus sp. genomic DNA includes:
- a CDS encoding FAD-dependent oxidoreductase — protein sequence MSDQKNNDNQKIVIIGGGAVGMAVATSLTRHSNYSVTVFSADVHTAYSQCGMPFVIAGEIENFQALLLRDNKFFKDIGIDLHLETKIDSINIEERTITSDGEKYHFDKLVIATGSKPKIPSSIPGTSLGNIFTLRTLSDAMKIEESLKKASSVVIVGGGSIGAELAAAIVRRNINTVLLNRSPSILSHNVDSDMAEAVQEHLESLGVNVITGYVPSALNGEENVSSVTIGSTDFPADLVIFSTGVAPENELAVNAGINLGPTGGIIVDEYLHPSISGTFNPDIYCGGECIEVHDFITEKPMLSQVASTARRMAGTITQNLTSKPSKFGPILNPWVAVIGDMQVGTTGITSKKAAENDIKIVTGLATGSTRAEYYPGGGRLFIKLIFSDEYLIGAQVVGEEGVKERIDALTLAIKKKTTVHDLANIETCYAPPVSTLQDPTGFAAKGALKKMRKKHDRN from the coding sequence TGCCTATAGTCAATGTGGTATGCCTTTTGTCATCGCCGGGGAAATAGAAAATTTTCAAGCCCTCTTACTGAGAGATAACAAATTCTTTAAGGATATTGGTATCGATCTGCACCTTGAAACAAAGATTGATTCCATAAATATCGAGGAACGCACCATAACATCTGATGGAGAAAAATATCATTTTGACAAACTGGTCATCGCAACCGGAAGCAAGCCAAAAATACCTTCCAGTATTCCCGGAACCTCTCTTGGAAATATTTTCACACTCCGGACACTTTCTGATGCCATGAAAATAGAGGAAAGCCTCAAAAAAGCATCTTCGGTTGTTATTGTAGGGGGCGGTTCCATTGGTGCTGAACTGGCAGCGGCAATCGTACGAAGGAATATAAACACTGTACTTCTGAACAGAAGTCCTTCGATACTTTCCCACAATGTTGATTCAGATATGGCTGAAGCAGTACAGGAACACCTTGAATCCCTTGGAGTGAATGTGATAACAGGATACGTTCCATCTGCGCTGAACGGTGAAGAGAATGTAAGCTCTGTAACGATAGGTTCCACTGATTTCCCGGCAGATCTTGTGATATTCTCAACTGGAGTCGCACCTGAGAATGAACTGGCAGTAAATGCAGGAATAAATTTAGGTCCGACAGGAGGAATCATAGTTGATGAATATCTGCACCCGTCGATTTCAGGCACATTTAACCCTGACATCTACTGCGGAGGAGAATGCATCGAAGTCCATGACTTCATAACCGAAAAGCCAATGTTAAGCCAGGTAGCAAGCACTGCAAGGAGAATGGCAGGGACCATTACACAGAACCTTACATCAAAACCTTCCAAGTTCGGTCCGATACTAAATCCCTGGGTAGCGGTCATAGGAGACATGCAGGTGGGGACAACCGGGATTACATCCAAAAAAGCGGCAGAAAATGATATCAAAATAGTAACAGGACTTGCAACAGGTTCAACAAGAGCTGAATACTACCCCGGGGGAGGCAGGCTTTTTATCAAACTTATATTCAGCGATGAATACCTGATCGGGGCACAGGTAGTTGGAGAAGAAGGTGTCAAGGAACGTATCGATGCTCTCACACTCGCCATCAAAAAGAAAACAACAGTCCATGATCTTGCAAATATAGAGACCTGCTATGCTCCTCCGGTTTCAACGTTGCAGGACCCCACAGGTTTTGCCGCAAAGGGTGCACTTAAAAAAATGAGAAAAAAGCATGATAGAAATTGA
- the rtcA gene encoding RNA 3'-terminal phosphate cyclase, producing the protein MIEIDGSYGEGGGQILRTAVALSAITGEDIHVTNIRRNRPKEGLKPQHLISIETAAMLCDADIKGVFPGSTDISFSPSEMKGIDETISIGTAGSIPLLMQAIMPIASFAKEKTKLRISGGTDVMWSPSIDYLKEVTLKALKMLGYRADIALIERGYYPKGGGIAEIEITPSKLRGFYAEPDNQIEDKIHGISHCSNLPEHVAKRQAESAKKIMEEIGKEAEINVISDNFISTGSSITLWSGLAGSVSIGKRGVPAEKVGEYAAEEMLDEKLSRAEVDVHLADQLIPYMGLAGEGSFTVREVSKHCLTNMHITEKMLGVRFSVNYNNTTKRGPAEITVE; encoded by the coding sequence ATGATAGAAATTGACGGTTCATACGGTGAAGGCGGCGGCCAGATTCTCAGGACAGCCGTAGCTCTTTCTGCAATTACCGGAGAGGATATCCATGTAACAAATATACGCCGTAACCGTCCAAAGGAAGGATTAAAACCCCAGCACCTCATATCCATTGAAACTGCCGCAATGTTATGTGATGCCGATATTAAAGGAGTTTTCCCCGGCTCAACTGACATATCCTTCTCTCCATCGGAAATGAAGGGGATCGATGAAACAATTTCCATAGGCACCGCCGGAAGTATTCCGCTTCTCATGCAGGCCATCATGCCCATTGCTTCCTTTGCAAAGGAAAAGACAAAACTACGCATATCCGGCGGGACCGATGTTATGTGGTCTCCTTCCATAGATTACCTCAAGGAAGTAACACTAAAAGCACTAAAAATGTTGGGATACAGAGCAGACATAGCCCTCATTGAACGTGGGTACTATCCAAAAGGAGGAGGAATTGCAGAAATAGAAATTACTCCTTCAAAGTTGAGAGGATTCTATGCTGAACCTGATAATCAGATTGAAGATAAAATCCATGGAATATCACACTGCTCGAATTTACCTGAGCATGTTGCAAAAAGGCAGGCGGAATCAGCAAAGAAGATCATGGAAGAAATTGGAAAAGAAGCTGAGATTAATGTCATCTCAGATAATTTCATTTCTACAGGAAGCAGTATCACTCTGTGGTCAGGACTTGCAGGATCAGTAAGCATAGGCAAAAGAGGGGTACCTGCTGAAAAAGTAGGGGAATATGCAGCTGAGGAAATGCTTGATGAAAAATTGTCCAGAGCTGAAGTTGATGTGCATCTTGCCGACCAGTTGATCCCCTATATGGGACTTGCAGGAGAAGGCTCATTCACAGTAAGGGAAGTCTCAAAGCACTGCCTGACAAATATGCATATAACAGAGAAAATGCTGGGTGTCAGGTTCAGCGTCAATTACAATAACACAACTAAAAGAGGACCGGCAGAAATAACCGTGGAATGA
- a CDS encoding RNA 2'-phosphotransferase, whose translation MIRKCKEHGYFRGETCPDCGEEGRYVLDDDREERLGRFVSGALRHFPDDVGIEMDPQGWVELNQLCDVMKKRYKWGTMERLISLVESDRKGRYEIDDDFIRARYGHSVEVDLISDYPENGFSYLYYGVSQEEADMLLDNGIYPIRQCYVHMSTSFDKAREAASIHTDNPVILEIDAETAQQEGVDIVMVNDDIVLARGIPPEYISVVESGE comes from the coding sequence ATGATCCGTAAATGTAAAGAGCATGGCTATTTCAGGGGAGAAACTTGCCCTGACTGTGGAGAAGAAGGACGTTATGTGCTGGATGATGATCGGGAAGAGAGGCTTGGAAGATTTGTTTCCGGTGCGCTTAGGCACTTCCCTGACGATGTGGGCATAGAAATGGACCCTCAGGGATGGGTAGAACTAAACCAGCTCTGCGATGTCATGAAAAAGCGTTATAAGTGGGGTACAATGGAGCGTCTGATCTCCCTTGTTGAGTCTGACAGGAAAGGACGCTACGAAATTGATGACGATTTTATCAGGGCAAGATACGGCCACTCAGTAGAAGTTGACCTGATCTCAGATTACCCCGAAAATGGTTTTTCCTACCTGTATTACGGCGTAAGCCAGGAAGAGGCGGATATGCTCCTTGATAACGGGATCTATCCTATCAGGCAGTGTTATGTGCACATGAGCACTTCATTTGACAAGGCAAGGGAAGCTGCGTCAATTCATACCGATAATCCTGTAATACTTGAGATAGATGCAGAGACAGCACAGCAGGAAGGAGTTGATATCGTTATGGTTAACGACGACATTGTCCTTGCAAGAGGCATTCCTCCAGAGTATATCAGTGTTGTAGAATCCGGGGAATGA
- a CDS encoding OB-fold nucleic acid binding domain-containing protein (Replication protein A protects and stabilize the intermediate ssDNA that is generated by the unwinding action of a DNA helicase at the replication fork. In addition, SSBs prevent the formation of secondary structures by single-stranded template DNA.) encodes MDEINDIYEKLGGVVSKDDFTRKVEEKVEQMSGLCDTRTAAMLVAHDLGVSDTDAEQQIQKISDITSNSGNVKLIAKVMTVYPAKEFNRNDGTVGRVANLIVADETGSIRLTLWDDRADLVKNGEIEVGQAFQIAGYVKEGYSGVEVNIGNNGVFCESDEKIEARIESKQIKDITNGMGDINLRAKVLDISDIRTFNKRDGGTGKVANLLIGDETGKIRVTLWDELTDFTQQVEIDDSVEIINAYARENNFNQQVEMQVGNRGTIKKTDEEVEFKESFTPISDIIPGESYSITGQVSGLGELREFTRDDGTENMVSNIYVSDDSGRIRIALWGEHASLVEEVDIDTNIEIIDAYSKSGFNDEIELSAGNRTRINIL; translated from the coding sequence ATGGACGAGATAAACGATATATATGAAAAACTCGGTGGCGTCGTCAGCAAAGATGACTTTACACGCAAAGTGGAAGAAAAAGTAGAGCAGATGAGTGGACTCTGTGACACCAGAACTGCCGCAATGCTGGTTGCACATGACCTTGGTGTCAGCGACACAGACGCAGAGCAGCAGATACAAAAGATATCAGACATAACTTCAAACAGCGGAAACGTAAAGCTCATAGCTAAAGTTATGACCGTTTACCCTGCAAAGGAATTCAACAGAAATGACGGTACAGTTGGCAGGGTTGCAAATCTTATAGTTGCCGACGAGACTGGTTCCATTCGCCTCACATTATGGGATGACAGGGCAGATCTTGTGAAGAACGGTGAGATCGAGGTAGGTCAGGCATTCCAGATCGCAGGATATGTTAAAGAAGGATATTCCGGTGTAGAGGTAAATATCGGTAACAACGGAGTTTTCTGTGAGAGCGATGAAAAGATCGAAGCCCGCATCGAATCAAAGCAAATTAAAGACATCACCAATGGCATGGGTGACATCAACCTTCGCGCCAAGGTACTTGACATCTCTGATATCAGAACATTCAACAAGAGAGATGGCGGAACTGGAAAGGTTGCCAACCTGCTAATTGGCGATGAGACCGGTAAAATAAGAGTGACACTCTGGGATGAGCTTACAGATTTCACACAGCAGGTAGAAATCGACGACTCGGTTGAGATCATCAACGCTTATGCAAGAGAGAATAACTTCAACCAGCAGGTGGAAATGCAGGTTGGAAACCGTGGGACCATAAAAAAAACAGATGAAGAAGTGGAATTCAAGGAAAGCTTCACTCCTATCTCTGACATAATTCCCGGAGAATCATATTCCATTACAGGACAGGTTTCGGGTTTAGGAGAACTCAGGGAATTCACACGAGATGATGGAACAGAAAATATGGTTTCAAACATCTATGTCTCAGATGACAGCGGCAGGATACGTATTGCACTTTGGGGAGAGCATGCATCTCTTGTAGAGGAAGTTGATATCGATACTAATATCGAGATAATAGATGCGTACTCAAAATCCGGTTTCAATGATGAGATCGAACTCAGCGCAGGAAACCGTACAAGAATAAACATCCTTTAA
- a CDS encoding CBS domain-containing protein yields the protein MVLNVHDDMETDVSIMEIENEMSVREIMSKDTFDIDATASVLDVASRMAENGAGSIIVTANGDSIGIITEHDIMVKTVARNVLPSEMTAGEIMSSPIIATKPTTNIIEAAEMMVKSDIRRLAVMEEDKIVGMITDRDILAIAPGLNTILEGLIELHHENNVHQEPELERGICQRCGALVDSLTDVNGLMLCEDCKEEEGYYD from the coding sequence ATGGTCTTGAATGTTCATGATGACATGGAAACCGATGTCTCCATAATGGAGATTGAAAATGAGATGTCGGTCAGGGAAATAATGTCAAAGGATACTTTTGACATTGATGCCACTGCCAGTGTTCTCGATGTTGCAAGCAGAATGGCAGAAAATGGTGCAGGCAGCATTATCGTTACAGCTAATGGTGACAGCATCGGTATCATTACTGAACATGACATTATGGTAAAGACCGTAGCAAGGAACGTACTACCCTCTGAGATGACAGCCGGAGAGATAATGTCATCCCCTATCATAGCAACAAAGCCTACGACAAATATAATCGAGGCTGCTGAAATGATGGTCAAGTCAGACATCAGAAGACTTGCTGTGATGGAAGAAGACAAAATAGTGGGAATGATAACGGACAGGGATATACTAGCCATTGCTCCGGGTCTGAACACTATTCTGGAAGGACTGATAGAACTGCATCATGAGAACAATGTTCATCAGGAACCGGAACTTGAACGTGGCATTTGCCAGCGTTGCGGAGCTCTGGTAGACAGCCTGACGGATGTTAACGGATTGATGCTGTGCGAAGACTGCAAAGAGGAAGAAGGTTACTATGACTAG
- a CDS encoding CBS domain-containing protein — MNVKDIMSSPVYTIAPAETVAHARKLMLKHKISTLVVAEKEEMVGIVTKTDLGKRLAQAEPMWRRRPIDKIPVSMVMHENPITIYPGATPAQACELMIENGINSLAVVNREVLGIITGTDIMKYYSGQDIKTKVSEVITDDIVFVHRHHTINHVMHEMEENKTNYVIVNDDADEAVGMITTASVAFNLMSDNEGKLPSKNIKMTRRSTHAGVKEHRYIKEVPLVAEDIMTELPHVVDINNKATNAARIMLSEHTIALPVANGDNIVGLINRRDIIRAVQQA, encoded by the coding sequence ATGAATGTGAAAGACATTATGAGTTCACCGGTATATACCATAGCACCGGCAGAAACCGTAGCGCATGCAAGAAAACTTATGCTGAAGCATAAGATCAGTACCCTGGTGGTAGCTGAAAAGGAAGAGATGGTTGGTATTGTCACAAAGACAGACCTTGGAAAGAGGCTTGCACAAGCCGAACCAATGTGGAGAAGGAGACCAATCGATAAGATACCGGTAAGCATGGTAATGCACGAGAACCCTATTACGATTTATCCCGGAGCTACACCAGCCCAGGCATGTGAACTCATGATAGAGAATGGAATAAACTCACTTGCTGTTGTGAACAGAGAAGTGCTTGGAATAATAACAGGAACGGACATTATGAAGTATTACTCCGGGCAGGATATTAAAACCAAGGTTTCAGAAGTAATAACAGATGATATAGTGTTTGTTCACAGGCACCACACCATCAATCACGTCATGCATGAAATGGAGGAAAATAAGACTAATTACGTCATTGTAAATGATGATGCTGATGAGGCGGTCGGAATGATCACAACGGCCAGCGTCGCATTCAACCTGATGTCTGATAATGAGGGAAAACTTCCGTCAAAGAACATTAAGATGACAAGACGCTCAACACATGCAGGAGTGAAAGAGCACCGCTACATAAAGGAAGTGCCTCTTGTTGCAGAAGATATCATGACAGAACTCCCACATGTAGTGGACATAAACAACAAGGCAACAAACGCAGCAAGAATAATGCTCTCAGAGCACACAATCGCTCTTCCGGTAGCTAACGGGGATAACATTGTCGGACTCATTAACAGGCGCGATATAATAAGAGCAGTACAGCAGGCATGA
- a CDS encoding CBS domain-containing protein: MEVKEIMAEPMAVDKSDTISHALDIMDKKGTRRLLVKHNGQLLGVLTMRNLTKELGTRKKGSKPASSLHVATAISDNFVKVLPDTNVDDVITLMVKNGGVVVVVENEQIVGWVTPNEILKNNNFTGFAGEIMQKSPIIAGPADRVSHVRRIMLDNNIGRVPIIEGDKLVGMITEKDIAKAMRSFRDLVEGSKQESRIRNLIVEDIMKMGVKTVYTNTSTSDAARMMLEENLGGIPVVNLEGHMVGLITRRSIIRGMAE, translated from the coding sequence ATGGAAGTAAAGGAAATTATGGCAGAGCCGATGGCCGTAGATAAATCAGATACAATATCCCATGCACTTGACATTATGGACAAGAAGGGAACAAGACGTCTTCTGGTAAAACATAATGGACAGCTGCTTGGAGTACTCACAATGAGAAACCTTACAAAGGAACTTGGAACACGCAAGAAGGGAAGCAAACCTGCTTCATCCCTGCACGTTGCCACGGCAATATCCGATAATTTTGTAAAGGTGCTCCCGGACACAAATGTGGACGATGTTATCACACTCATGGTCAAGAACGGTGGTGTGGTGGTTGTTGTCGAGAATGAGCAGATAGTCGGATGGGTTACACCTAACGAAATACTCAAAAATAATAATTTCACCGGATTTGCCGGAGAGATCATGCAAAAGAGCCCGATTATTGCAGGACCTGCTGACCGTGTCAGCCATGTGAGGAGAATCATGCTGGACAACAATATTGGAAGAGTACCCATTATAGAAGGAGACAAACTTGTGGGAATGATCACTGAAAAGGATATTGCAAAGGCAATGCGTTCTTTCCGTGATCTTGTGGAAGGCAGTAAGCAGGAATCCCGCATAAGGAACCTCATTGTTGAGGATATCATGAAGATGGGAGTTAAAACTGTCTACACAAACACCAGCACAAGTGATGCAGCCAGAATGATGCTCGAAGAGAATCTTGGAGGAATTCCGGTTGTCAAT